One Qipengyuania aurantiaca genomic region harbors:
- a CDS encoding beta-ketoacyl-ACP synthase II — MRRVVITGLGIVSSIGNNSQEVLTSLKAGKSGITFNEDMAEHGFRSQVAGKVDLDIAEHVDKRTLRFMGPGAAYAHIAMGQAIADAGLEEKDVINPMTGVIAGSGGPSTSAMLAAHQTVLKTGATKRVGPFAVPKTMSSTVSANLATAYQIKGMNFSITSACSTSLHCIGMAAQQIALGLQDVMFGGGGEELDWTLSCLFDAMGAMSSKYNDTPERASRAFDADRDGFVIGGGGAIVVLESLEHAQARGAKIYAEVTGFSATSDGADMVAPSGEGGERAMRGALQTLAEDRKVSYINAHGTSTPVGDVGEIEAVRRVFGEGATPPVSSTKSMTGHSQGATGAQEAVYCLLALEHDFIIPSINVETLDPALKPEEIATELVEDAGLDTVMTNSFGFGGTNGSMLLSKFRA, encoded by the coding sequence ATGCGTCGCGTAGTCATAACGGGCTTGGGGATCGTCTCCTCGATTGGTAACAATTCGCAGGAGGTTCTTACCTCCCTGAAGGCCGGCAAGTCCGGTATTACCTTCAACGAGGACATGGCCGAGCACGGCTTCCGCTCGCAAGTCGCGGGTAAGGTCGATCTCGATATTGCCGAGCATGTCGACAAGCGCACCTTGCGTTTCATGGGGCCGGGCGCGGCCTATGCCCATATCGCGATGGGACAGGCTATCGCCGATGCCGGTCTGGAAGAAAAGGACGTCATCAATCCGATGACCGGCGTCATTGCCGGATCGGGCGGTCCTTCCACCTCGGCCATGCTCGCTGCGCACCAGACCGTACTCAAGACCGGCGCTACCAAGCGTGTCGGTCCTTTCGCGGTGCCGAAGACCATGTCTTCCACCGTCAGCGCAAACCTTGCGACGGCCTATCAGATCAAGGGGATGAACTTTTCGATCACCTCGGCCTGCTCGACCTCGCTCCATTGTATCGGGATGGCAGCGCAACAGATCGCGCTCGGCCTGCAGGACGTTATGTTCGGCGGTGGCGGCGAGGAACTGGACTGGACCTTGTCCTGCCTTTTCGATGCCATGGGTGCGATGTCCAGCAAGTATAACGATACGCCCGAACGCGCGAGCCGCGCTTTCGATGCGGACCGCGACGGTTTCGTCATTGGCGGCGGCGGCGCTATCGTCGTCCTCGAAAGCCTTGAGCATGCGCAGGCGCGCGGTGCCAAGATCTATGCCGAAGTAACCGGCTTTTCCGCCACTTCGGACGGTGCGGACATGGTTGCGCCTTCGGGCGAAGGCGGCGAACGGGCCATGCGCGGCGCGCTCCAAACCTTGGCCGAAGATCGCAAGGTCAGCTACATCAACGCGCACGGCACATCGACGCCGGTGGGCGACGTTGGGGAAATCGAAGCCGTCCGCCGCGTCTTCGGGGAAGGCGCAACGCCGCCGGTGAGTTCGACTAAATCCATGACCGGTCACAGCCAGGGGGCCACCGGCGCGCAGGAAGCGGTCTACTGTCTGCTTGCGCTGGAACATGATTTCATCATCCCCTCGATCAACGTCGAAACGCTCGATCCTGCGCTCAAGCCGGAAGAGATCGCCACCGAGCTGGTCGAAGATGCAGGCCTGGACACGGTGATGACCAATTCCTTCGGCTTCGGAGGGACCAACGGGTCGATGCTGCTTTCCAAGTTCCGGGCGTAA
- the fabA gene encoding bifunctional 3-hydroxydecanoyl-ACP dehydratase/trans-2-decenoyl-ACP isomerase produces MSDYPTSFDREDLLKCARGELFGPGNAQLPEPPMLMMDRITDISSDGGEHGKGHVVAEFDITPDLWFFECHFPGNPIMPGCLGLDGLWQLTGFNLGWRGWQGRGYALGVGEVKLTGMVRPDRKMLKYFVDFTKSVQSRRLTMGVADGRVEADGEVIYQVKDMKVALSEA; encoded by the coding sequence ATGAGTGATTATCCAACCAGTTTCGATCGCGAGGATCTGCTGAAGTGCGCGCGGGGCGAACTGTTCGGCCCGGGCAATGCGCAGCTTCCCGAACCGCCGATGCTGATGATGGACCGGATCACCGACATTTCGAGCGATGGAGGCGAGCACGGTAAAGGCCATGTCGTCGCCGAATTCGACATCACGCCCGATCTCTGGTTCTTCGAATGCCATTTTCCCGGCAATCCCATCATGCCGGGATGCCTGGGCCTCGACGGTCTGTGGCAGCTGACCGGTTTCAATCTGGGCTGGCGTGGCTGGCAAGGCCGCGGTTACGCTCTGGGTGTCGGCGAGGTCAAGCTGACCGGAATGGTCCGTCCGGATCGTAAAATGCTGAAATATTTTGTCGATTTCACCAAATCGGTCCAAAGCCGCCGCCTGACCATGGGTGTTGCCGACGGCCGGGTCGAGGCCGATGGTGAAGTCATCTATCAGGTTAAGGACATGAAAGTCGCCTTGTCGGAGGCGTGA